The Cyprinus carpio isolate SPL01 chromosome B8, ASM1834038v1, whole genome shotgun sequence genome segment CAGCTGAAGTTGAAGAGCAAGCCGGGGATGCCCATGGCTGGAGGCACCCTGCCCCCGCCACCCATCAAACACAACATGGACATTGGCACCTGGGATAATAAGGGGCCTGTGACTAAAGTGGCCTCGCCACTGCcccaccaccagcagcagcctcCGCTCCACTCCCAGGGTCACCTACCGCCTCACCCTCACGGGCTCCCGCCCCCACCTCAGCCCCCTATGCCATCTGCCCAATCACTAGCCCATCAGATGGCGATGCAGGGTCCGCCCCCTCCACTGCCTTACCAGAACCACAACCCTGCTCCTCCCCCTCAAACCCGGTGGGTTGCCCCACACGTAACCGCAACCCTTTACGGTGGGGGTGGCAGCATGGACAGCAGTGGCTCATCGAGCGGCGGAGGGGTCGGCAACGGTGGTGGCGGTGGACCTCCGGGATCCGGTGCTGTGGAATCCCACCCGGTCCTTGAAAAGCTGCGTGCAGCGCACAGCTACAATCCCAAGGACTTTGATTGGAACCTGAAAAATGGCCGGGTTTTCATCATTAAAAGCTACTCGGAGGACGACATCCACCGCTCCATCAAGTACTCCATCTGGTGCAGCACGGAACACGGTAACAAGCGGCTGGATTCGGCCTTTCGCGGCATCAACGGCAAGGGTCCTGTCTATCTGTTGTTCAGCGTCAACGGCAGCGGACACTTCTGTGGCGTGGCAGAGATGCGCTCGCCCGTAGACTACGGCACCAGCGCCGGCGTTTGGGCGCAGGACAAGTGGAAGGGCAAATTCGATGTGGACTGGCTGTTTGTTAAAGACGTGCCCAACAGCCAGCTCAGGCACATCCGCCTGGAGAACAATGACAACAAGCCCGTGACCAACTCCCGTGACACGCAGGAGGTGCCGCTGGAGAAGGCCAAGCAGGTGCTGAAGATCATCGCCACCTACAAACACACCACCTCCATCTTCGATGACTTCTCACACTACGAGAAACGgcaggaggaggaagaggtgGTAAGAAAGGTAGCTTgctttttctaatcttttttttttgctaaacaaTAGCTGCATTATTTAGCTAGTGATTGAGATATTGTTTTTGTATGAAAATATTAGCTATCTTGAGGTTTAAAGATACATATACTGaagtaaattatttctgtttagAGGTGAATGACCATAATCAGCGATTAACCAAAGAACTTTGAACGGCATGTGAAGGGTTCAGGCTACTGTTGATGTCACTGAAACTGCCCATGTAAAGTTTACAGCTGTTTTTAAGTGTCATAGATCAGTGGATGTCTACCTGGTTGTTTAGGAGTGGTTGATGCTCTTTGCTTTTGCTGTGGATgcttcagttatttcattattctgTCTTTAATATTTCATCCATTGGTGGTTTTTAGTACTGTGATGCTCCAAGTATCAAGTGGCtaataaaattgtattgtatCTGATTTCTGGTGACAATACGCAAAAATATATGTCTTAAACTGGCTCTACTTTGCTCAGTTTATATGTGGTTTTATGGTTATGGATAAATTTGGCAGTTTTATATTGAATTTAGTTATTGGCATTTTTATGCAACAAAAATTTAAGACCGTActgatgtttttgattttaatctCTTTCTTTCATCTCCACTGACAGAACCTAGAGCCTGCTCCTCTCCAGAACCGATCCCGACTGGATcaagtaagctttttttttattagtattgtttTCCAGGGCTAACATGGTTATAGAAgatttaaaaattgatatttCCAGATTTTATGCTcaactctaaaatatttaatttgttatgaATTACACTTTTTATTGAAGGTAGCTGTTCCTGTAACActcttttaactttaaaatatattctgttaAACTATAGTGTTcaatcacatacagtaacagtTTTACTTAGAAAATTCCCTGAGGACTGTGTTTAGTAAAATGTCTAAAGGAAATCTTTCAGAATTTTGTTAAACAATGCACCTAAAATCTTATATAGATTTTCTCTTTCTGTATGTAAATGATCAATGTTTATTATAggattttatgcattttgtaatgatataatgaaaaaaatgatagtgacagttttcactcagaaattcgctagtaaatttaacaaataattacgaaaaatacatgaaattttgaagtagatagaatgaaattatattttcttgttaaaCACTCCACTTTAAACTTTGAAAGCTCATGTACTACCCTGTACTTGGCATGAAACTTACTTTAGAAGCTGACATGACTgagtgtaaatgtttttaaagatccAAATGACAAATAACTGTTTAAGTCAAGGAAATTCAAGGGTAAAAAGTGGCAGTAACCCTGGCTTTTGTGTGAGATTTTAAAAGTAGTACAAAATGATGcctttttattgttgaaatgcagtagtagtttttttttttttttttttatgaaatcagtTTTGGAATTTTATGTACATCAGAGTAACCTTCCCTCCATTTCTCTCTCCTTGTTTCTCTCTCGCAGGAACGCCAGAACCGAAATAAACAATAGAAGGCTGCCCCCTACATATGATGAGCAGTTGTTTTAGGACTgaccatttgaaaataaaatttaaagaggacacaagatgaaatttaaaaaaataaacaatcattatgttttttctatttaattctgGTGACTTCAGCCAGCGTCAGAC includes the following:
- the LOC109095272 gene encoding YTH domain-containing family protein 1-like isoform X2, with product MSTTSIDPQTSKGQDAKVQNGSLHQKETVHDNDFEPYLTGQSNPNNSYQSMTDPYLSSYYAPSIGFPYPLSEAPWSTGGDPPIPYLTPYAPLSNGDHHFMHDTVFGQPGGLGSSIYPHRFNFFPENPAFSAWGTSGSQGQQTQSSAYGGSYSYPPSSLGGTLVPDGQTGFPSDTLNKAPGMNSLEQGMVGLKIGGDVTGGGSGVKTVGSVIGGGPVAAAVATGNGGTPLGLPPPKPTSWAAIASKPAKPQQLKLKSKPGMPMAGGTLPPPPIKHNMDIGTWDNKGPVTKVASPLPHHQQQPPLHSQGHLPPHPHGLPPPPQPPMPSAQSLAHQMAMQGPPPPLPYQNHNPAPPPQTRWVAPHVTATLYGGGGSMDSSGSSSGGGVGNGGGGGPPGSGAVESHPVLEKLRAAHSYNPKDFDWNLKNGRVFIIKSYSEDDIHRSIKYSIWCSTEHGNKRLDSAFRGINGKGPVYLLFSVNGSGHFCGVAEMRSPVDYGTSAGVWAQDKWKGKFDVDWLFVKDVPNSQLRHIRLENNDNKPVTNSRDTQEVPLEKAKQVLKIIATYKHTTSIFDDFSHYEKRQEEEEVNLEPAPLQNRSRLDQERQNRNKQ
- the LOC109095272 gene encoding YTH domain-containing family protein 1-like isoform X1, translating into MSTTSIDPQTSKGQDAKVQNGSLHQKETVHDNDFEPYLTGQSNPNNSYQSMTDPYLSSYYAPSIGFPYPLSEAPWSTGGDPPIPYLTPYAPLSNGDHHFMHDTVFGQPGGLGSSIYPHRFNFFPENPAFSAWGTSGSQGQQTQSSAYGGSYSYPPSSLGGTLVPDGQTGFPSDTLNKAPGMNSLEQGMVGLKIGGDVTGGGSGVKTVGSVIGGGPVAAAVATGNGGTPLGLPPPKPTSWAAIASKPAKPQQLKLKSKPGMPMAGGTLPPPPIKHNMDIGTWDNKGPVTKVASPLPHHQQQPPLHSQGHLPPHPHGLPPPPQPPMPSAQSLAHQMAMQGPPPPLPYQNHNPAPPPQTRWVAPHVTATLYGGGGSMDSSGSSSGGGVGNGGGGGPPGSGAVESHPVLEKLRAAHSYNPKDFDWNLKNGRVFIIKSYSEDDIHRSIKYSIWCSTEHGNKRLDSAFRGINGKGPVYLLFSVNGSGHFCGVAEMRSPVDYGTSAGVWAQDKWKGKFDVDWLFVKDVPNSQLRHIRLENNDNKPVTNSRDTQEVPLEKAKQVLKIIATYKHTTSIFDDFSHYEKRQEEEEVVRKNLEPAPLQNRSRLDQERQNRNKQ